GCGTCACCCTGCTGCGCCACATGGGCAAGGCCGCTTTCGCCGACCTGGGGGACGAGGACGGGCGGATTCAGCTCCACTTCAGCAAGGGGGACACGGAGCAGTTCGAGGCCACCAAGCGGATCGACCTCGGCGACATCATCGGCGTGACGGGCTTTCCCTTCGTCACGCGGACGGGGCAGCTCACCCTGCGGGTGAAGTCGTGGCAGCCCCTCGTCAAGAGCCTGCACCCCCTCCCCAGCAAGTTCCACGGGTTGCAGGACGAGGAACTGCGCGCCCGCCGCCGCTACCTAGACCTGATGGTGAGCTCCGAGCGGCGCGAGGCGTACCGCACCCGTGCCCGCGCCATCGGCTACATCCGCCGTTTCCTCGACGAGCGCGGCTTCCTGGAGGTGGAAGGCCCCACCTTACAGGTCGTGCCGGGCGGCACCGAGGCGCGGCCTTTCAAGACCTTCCACAACGCGCTGGGGCACGAGTTCTCGCTGCGCATCAGCCTGGAGCTGTACCTCAAGCGTCTCCTCGTCGGCGGTTTCGAGCGGGTGTACGAGATCGGGCGCAACTACCGCAACGAGGGCATCGACCGCACCCACAACCCCGAATTCACCATGCTGGAGGCGTACTTCGCCTACGGCGACTACGGGGACATGATGTGCCTCGTCGAGGAGCTGCTCCACGGCCTCGTCACCGAGGTGAAGGGTGAGCCGCGGCTGGCCTACGGGGGCCAGGAGGTGGACTTCAGCCTGCCGTTCAAGCGGCTCGACTTCGTGACGGCGCTGCAACAGGCCGCCGGGCTCGACTTCGACCCCACCGACCTCGCCCGGTTGCGTGCGTGGACCGACGAGCGTCACCCCGAGTTGCGGAAGGTCCCCGACTACAAGCTCCTCGACAAGCTCTTCGGCGAGTACGTGGAGCACACGCTGATCCACCCCACCTTCGTCACCGACGTGCCGCTGGCGATCAGCCCGCTGGTGAAGGCGCACCGCAGCCGCCCGGGTCTCGCGGAGCGCGCCGACCTCTTCGTGGCGGGCTTCGAGCTGGCGCCGATCTACTCCGAGCTCAACGACGCCCTCGACCAGCGCGCCCGCTTCGAGGCGCAGTCCGCCCGACGCGACGCCGGGGACGAGGAGGCCCACGAGCAGGACGAGGACTTCCTGCTCGCCCTGGAGTACGGGATGCCGCCCGCCGCGGGAATGGGGATGGGGATGGACCGCCT
This genomic interval from Deinococcus planocerae contains the following:
- the lysS gene encoding lysine--tRNA ligase, producing MPGDASTPDPRREGLHEQTVSRLNNLQAWREAGLEPFPYRFSQTHHARDVIKAHPPDDEGRLEPGQEWPEETYSLAGRVTLLRHMGKAAFADLGDEDGRIQLHFSKGDTEQFEATKRIDLGDIIGVTGFPFVTRTGQLTLRVKSWQPLVKSLHPLPSKFHGLQDEELRARRRYLDLMVSSERREAYRTRARAIGYIRRFLDERGFLEVEGPTLQVVPGGTEARPFKTFHNALGHEFSLRISLELYLKRLLVGGFERVYEIGRNYRNEGIDRTHNPEFTMLEAYFAYGDYGDMMCLVEELLHGLVTEVKGEPRLAYGGQEVDFSLPFKRLDFVTALQQAAGLDFDPTDLARLRAWTDERHPELRKVPDYKLLDKLFGEYVEHTLIHPTFVTDVPLAISPLVKAHRSRPGLAERADLFVAGFELAPIYSELNDALDQRARFEAQSARRDAGDEEAHEQDEDFLLALEYGMPPAAGMGMGMDRLTMLLTDSDSIRDVLLFPLLRPEGQGRSGEEAGGDSPER